The following DNA comes from Fusobacterium russii ATCC 25533.
GGACTAATTTAAACGATCTTTCGACTAAAAATTACGGCTTTAGTCTTGATAATAAAAAACATGGCTTTAAATTTTCAAATTTAGATATGAAATTCAATGTGAAAGATGTTGTTTCTCCAGTTGAAGCTGAAGAAAAAATAAATGAACATAGACTTTCATATTCATATAAAAGAGAAAATGATAAAATAACTCTATCTTATGCCCAAGGGAAGGATAGAGTAGAAACTTCTGCTGGTGGGAAACTAAATAAGAGAAACACTGATTATTCAATTCTTTATAATACTTTCAATAAAGATAGAGAACAAGATTTTTATTTTTCATTTTCTGAAAATGACTATGGAAATGCAAATGAAAGTAGTACAATAAGAAATACAGATGTATATAGATTTAGTTATGAGTACAGAGATAAGAGATTTGAAAAGGAAGAACTTATTAAATATGCTACGCTTGAATATGAAAAGCCTAGCAATGAAATAAGTGGAGAAGAAGTTCAAGCTATAAAAAATATGTTAGATAGAAGCCAAAATTTTAATAGGCAGTTTGAACTTACAAGAATTTCAGATGAAACTTTCAGAATAGGAAATTACAAGAAGGCATTTAAATTCTATGTTACAATGGAAAAAAATGACAAAAGATATGAAAAAACAGGCGATTTAATGAAATCACTTTCTAAATTTGAAGGCGGTCTAAGCTATACCTACAATAGAATAGGAGTGGCTTATACTTTTACTGAAAAGGCTGATTGGAAGAGAAAGTCAGGAAATTACGAATGGCAGAAAAATAGTAGAGAACATGAATTAAGCCTTTATGCTAAAATTGGGAAACCTAGCCAAGGTTGGAAGGTAAAAACCTATGCTAAGTTTTATGAGAACTTAGCGGATAAGGCAACAGCCACGGTAAATAGAAAGAAATCATTAGACGGAATAGGTGTTGAATTAGGTAAAGAAATGGGCTTTTATGAGTGGGCGATTTCTTTTGAAAATAAATATAGTGCATCAACAAGAAACTATGAATGGAGAGCAGGATTACACTTCACTTTACTAACATTTCCTAATGATTCAATATTTGGATTTGGAGCAAAGAATAATGGAAAAGGAAAGACAAGCCCTGACGGTTATTTATTTGATAGACCAAGCCCTTTAAATAGTAAAAAATAACGAAAAGAAATGAAAACTATACTATAAAGGAAAAATTGTCTTAAATTAAATTTTTTAAAAATTTATTATAAGACAGCTATAATAAAAATGGAGGAAAAAATGTTAATTAAATTTTTAGATGGACAAATTAGAGAATATGAAAATAATATTAATATGTTTGAGATAGCAAAAGGAATTTCAAATTCTCTTGCAAAAAAATCCGTAGGAGCAAAAATAGATGGGAAAAATGTAGATATGTCTTATGTGTTAGACCACGATGCAGCTGTTGAGTTTATAGATATTGAAAGTCCGGAAGGTGAAGATATAGTAAGACATTCGACAGCACACTTAATGGCACAGGCAGTTTTAAGATTATATCCAGATACAAAGGTTACAATAGGTCCTGTAATAGAAAATGGATTTTATTATGATTTTGACCCGGTAGAACAATTTACTGAGGAAGATTTATTAAAAATAGAAGAGGAAATGAAAAAAATTGTAAAAGAAAATATAAAATTAGAAAAATTTGTTTTACCTAGAGATGAGGCAATAGAATATTTTAAAAATGTAGATAAAAATAAATATAAAGTTGAGATTGTTGAGGCTATCCCACAAGATGAACAGGTTTCTTTCTATAAGCAAGGTGATTTTACAGATCTTTGTAGGGGAACTCATGTTCCTTCAACTGGCTATTTAAAAGCCTTTAAATTAAGAACAGTTGCGGGAGCATATTGGAGAGGCGATTCTAAAAATAAAATGCTTCAAAGAATTTATGGGTATTCATTTTCAAATGAAGACAGATTAAAAAAGCATTTAAAATTTATGGAAGAAGCTGAGAAAAGAGATCACAGAAAATTAGGTAAAGAGCTTGAATTATTCTTTTTAAGCGAATATGGACCGGGTTTTCCATTCTTTTTACCAAAAGGTATGGTATTTAGAAATGTACTTATAGATCTTTGGAGAAGGGAACACGAAAAGGCAGGCTATGACCAATTAGAAACTCCTATTATGTTAAATAAAGAATTGTGGGAAACATCAGGACACTGGTTTAATTACAGAGAAAATATGTATACATCGGAAATAGATGAACTTGAATTTGCAATAAAGCCTATGAACTGTCCCGGAGGAGTTTTAGCATTTAAACATCAACTTCATTCATATAAAGATTTACCGGCAAGACTTGCAGAGCTAGGAAAAGTTCATAGACATGAGTTTTCAGGAGCTTTACATGGACTTATGAGAGTGAGGTCTTTCACTCAAGATGATTCACATATTTTTATGACACCGGAGCAAGTACAAGATGAAATTATTGGAGTTGTAAATTTAATAGATAAATTTTATAGTAAATTATTCGGTTTTGAATATAGTATAGAACTTTCAACTAAGCCTGAAAAATCTATAGGTTCTCAAGAAATTTGGGATATGGCGGAGAGTGCTCTTGCAGGTGCACTTGATAAACTTGGAAGAGAGTACAAAATAAATCCCGGAGATGGAGCATTTTACGGTCCTAAGCTTGATTTCAAGATTAAAGATGCCATAGGCAGAACTTGGCAGTGTGGAACTATACAGCTTGATTTTAATTTACCTGAAAGATTTGATGTAACTTATATAGGAGAAGATGGAGAAAAACATAGACCTGTAATGCTGCATAGAGTTATATACGGTTCAATAGAAAGATTCATAGGAATTTTAATTGAGCACTATGCAGGGGCATTCCCTATGTGGTTGGCACCGGTTCAAGTAAAAGTTTTAACAATAAATGATGACTGTGTTCCTTATGCTAAAGAAATTATGAAAAAATTGGAAGAATTAGGAATAAGAGCAGAATTGGATGACAGATCAGAAACTATAGGATATAAAATAAGAGAGGCTAATGGAAGATATAAAATTCCTATGCAGCTTATAATAGGAAAGGCTGAAGTTGAAAATAAAACAGTCAATGTCAGAAGATTTGGTTCACAGGAACAAGTTTCAAAATCATTGGAAGATTTTTATAACTATGTTGTGGACGAAGCTGCAATAAAATTTGATAAATAAAATTAATAAAAATAAGGCTGTTGCAAAGCTTATATAAAAAAATTATTTAAATGCAACAGCCTTTTTAATTAGTCTTTTTTATTCGGCTACTTCTATAGAATGTTTGTCAATTGTTTCAAAGGAATTTGAAAGATTATGAATATCAGAAATTGAAATATAGTAATATTTATTATCACTAAATCTTTTTACTTTTATAAAGGGTTTATCCTCGTATGTTTCTAAGAAAATAAATATATCATTTTCCTGAGTTTTAGAACGAAAACTATTGAAATCACTATCCTCATAAAGACTTACTGCGTCATCATTTATTTTAACAACAAGTCTTCTGTTATCATATAAAGTTGAAGCAACTGAGAAAATATCAATCTTATCTTTTTTAATTTTTGTAATTTTATTACCATCGAAAGAATAAGTTTCAAAATATTTAAATTCCGGAAGTGTAGACTCCTCAAAAAATTCCACGAGATTCTTTTCTCTGGGAACAATTAATTCAGATTTTGATGGATTTATACAGTCTTTAAAATGGTAGTATGAAGCTATTGGTATCTCACCTAAGAATTCCAGTCTTTCATTTTTATAGGAAAAAAACAAAGCTGAATCAATATATAATTCATCATCTATTCTGCATTTTAAGCAGATTTCCTTAGTCATATCCTCAGCGTTTATATCGGTAAGTTCAATATCATAGATTTCAGCAGTTTTCCCAAATTCTATACCCGAATTTTTTCTTAACTCCTCTAAAAGAAATTCCTTCCCGTTTATGACAAGTTTTCCCTTCTCTTTGTCGGTTTCATAAGGTGAAAATTCACTTACAAAAGATAATTCATCTTCTTTTCCATCACCATCTAAATCTAATTTTGCATTATAATTAAGTTGTTTCGAGTCATCATTCTTGATAAGTTTTTCATTGATATTTTCTTCATTTTTTTTAGTTTCCCATATAATTACCTGCTGTAAATTTTTTACCTCTTCATTTAATTCATAATCAAATATTATATCTCTTTCTAAAAATTTATTATTTTTTTCAGCAGATATTAAAATTCCACTATCTAAAACATTTAGCTTATCTATTCTGGCTAAAAAGGCTTCGCCTCTTTCTAATGAGAAAGTAGTTAAGGAATCTTCCTGTACATTATAGCCGTCTATAAGTTTTATTTTATAGTCTGTTCTATCATCCACATTTATAAATAGAAGATTTATGACATCTGTAAAATTTTTTTCATCTCCTACATTTATTACAGTAAGTTCATCTAAAACTTCCTTTGGTAAGAAAGACTCATCATTAAAATATATTTCAACAAAGGCGTTTCCATCCTGATTGTAAAAATCAACATATTTTTTAGTAAAGTTTAAAGTATTTGTCTGCTTCTTTTTCTCTACAGTTTCATTTACAACATTATTTTCTTTGGTTTCATTGACTTCTTTACTTTCTTTTTTACAAGCAAATAAAGAAAAAACACAAACTAAGACAAAGATTTTAAAAATATTTTTTTTCATAACTAATCTCCTATTTTTTTTAATTTATTTTAATGTGCTCAAGTAAATAAAAATAAAATATTTTAAGAATTCAATGTGTTACATTGAAATATCACGACAGAAGAAGTAAGGCAATAAGATGTATATAAATTATAATATAATTATAGCAAACAAATTATCTATTTTAAATAGAAATATATAAAATTTGATATAAATTGAATACTATCTTATCAAAATAAATTTATAAAAAATATAATATAGTTATAGAATTCTAAATTCCAAAATTATCTTTAGTAAAACAATTATTTAATAAATAAAAATACTTGAATAATTAAATAATATGTGTTATATATAGGTGGGAATATATTTATAAAATAAATAATATATGAGGAGGAGATATGAAAAAAATACTCACTATTATCTGCTTTTTAATAAGTTCAATTATTTCTTTTTCAATAAATATAGAAGGGAAATATATAGTAGATGACTATGGAAATAAGATTGAACTTAAAGAATATAATAGACTATTGGTTACAGATCCGGGAGTAATAGAGATATTATTTGGAATTGGTGGAAATGACAAGATAGTTGCAATAGCTAAGACAGCTAGAAGTAAAATTCATCCTGTGGAGGAAGTGGAAAAATTAAATAGTGTTGGGAATATAACTAATATGAATTTTGAAAAAATGTTAGAGTATAAGCCTGATTTAGTTATAGTGAATTCTATGATGTTGAAAAATGTAGAGAGAATTAAAGCTATGAATTATAATGTAATTGTTTCAACTGCTTCAGATTTAAAAGAAATACTTGATTTAATTGAAGTTCTTGGTGTTATTTCAGGGAAAGAAGATAATGCTAAAGTATTGAAAGAGAGTTCACAAAAAAAGTTAAACAGTATAGAAA
Coding sequences within:
- the thrS gene encoding threonine--tRNA ligase, encoding MLIKFLDGQIREYENNINMFEIAKGISNSLAKKSVGAKIDGKNVDMSYVLDHDAAVEFIDIESPEGEDIVRHSTAHLMAQAVLRLYPDTKVTIGPVIENGFYYDFDPVEQFTEEDLLKIEEEMKKIVKENIKLEKFVLPRDEAIEYFKNVDKNKYKVEIVEAIPQDEQVSFYKQGDFTDLCRGTHVPSTGYLKAFKLRTVAGAYWRGDSKNKMLQRIYGYSFSNEDRLKKHLKFMEEAEKRDHRKLGKELELFFLSEYGPGFPFFLPKGMVFRNVLIDLWRREHEKAGYDQLETPIMLNKELWETSGHWFNYRENMYTSEIDELEFAIKPMNCPGGVLAFKHQLHSYKDLPARLAELGKVHRHEFSGALHGLMRVRSFTQDDSHIFMTPEQVQDEIIGVVNLIDKFYSKLFGFEYSIELSTKPEKSIGSQEIWDMAESALAGALDKLGREYKINPGDGAFYGPKLDFKIKDAIGRTWQCGTIQLDFNLPERFDVTYIGEDGEKHRPVMLHRVIYGSIERFIGILIEHYAGAFPMWLAPVQVKVLTINDDCVPYAKEIMKKLEELGIRAELDDRSETIGYKIREANGRYKIPMQLIIGKAEVENKTVNVRRFGSQEQVSKSLEDFYNYVVDEAAIKFDK
- a CDS encoding ABC transporter substrate-binding protein — its product is MKKILTIICFLISSIISFSINIEGKYIVDDYGNKIELKEYNRLLVTDPGVIEILFGIGGNDKIVAIAKTARSKIHPVEEVEKLNSVGNITNMNFEKMLEYKPDLVIVNSMMLKNVERIKAMNYNVIVSTASDLKEILDLIEVLGVISGKEDNAKVLKESSQKKLNSIESFSKMGKKIKGVVVYSVSPMMAFTESSLPGDVLKHLGVENIAANLTGNRPILSPEYILKENPDFIAGAMSLDNPKQILEASNVIPKTKAGKNNNIFILDSSSILRSSHRIFDEMIILKEKLEKIN